Proteins encoded by one window of Deinococcus yavapaiensis KR-236:
- a CDS encoding nitrilase-related carbon-nitrogen hydrolase, with translation MSEPRLVRAVVVQPKWTVEDFASEGSFRAWMRSQLDRARPHLSSSRPNLVVLTELNGLPLLLTNARLATRATSLQGALALSLAKFLPEVLAVASARRVSLARALHLVRAPETVRVYLETCRDLARTFGVYLVSGSAPLPHLARIGTDLSFGSQVFNETVIFAPDGRVIGTADKVYLTQPEGPGGLDFSVGRLEDLRVFPTDVGDLGVAISLDAFMPDVIARLEEQGCTVLLQPDANGGSWTGKEQEGPRTGERDQPEAWLESAWQAVQRSPTLRYALNPMVVGNLFDVAFDGQSAIVARSDEAAEPRSYVMTEPRAGFLALAPWVEDGDLGTLRRVGLQLEPASRSPRENAYREDVLSADLTLPPRERDAQPLSPHEEAVNALLEGRAVLSPAPGVTAARSVKPFVVASLVVGGARIARRSKLVGGALVLAGAALGALWSF, from the coding sequence ATGTCTGAGCCTCGTCTCGTGCGGGCGGTCGTCGTCCAGCCGAAGTGGACCGTGGAGGACTTCGCGTCCGAAGGAAGCTTTCGCGCTTGGATGCGCTCGCAACTCGACCGCGCGCGACCGCACCTGTCGTCGTCCCGCCCGAACCTCGTCGTCCTGACCGAACTCAACGGGTTGCCGTTGCTGCTGACGAACGCCCGGCTCGCCACGCGCGCCACGTCGCTGCAAGGCGCGCTCGCCCTCAGTCTCGCGAAATTCCTGCCCGAAGTGCTCGCCGTGGCGAGCGCGCGGCGCGTGAGCCTCGCTCGGGCGCTGCACCTCGTCCGCGCTCCCGAAACGGTTCGGGTGTACTTGGAGACGTGCCGGGACCTCGCTCGGACCTTCGGCGTGTACCTCGTGAGCGGGTCGGCGCCGCTTCCGCACCTCGCGCGCATCGGCACCGACTTGTCGTTCGGGTCGCAGGTGTTCAACGAAACGGTCATCTTCGCGCCGGACGGACGCGTGATCGGCACGGCCGACAAGGTGTATCTCACGCAGCCCGAGGGTCCGGGCGGCCTCGACTTCTCGGTGGGCCGATTGGAGGACTTGCGGGTCTTTCCGACCGACGTCGGCGATCTCGGCGTGGCGATCAGCCTCGACGCCTTCATGCCCGACGTGATCGCGCGCCTCGAGGAGCAAGGCTGCACGGTGCTGCTCCAACCCGACGCGAACGGAGGTTCTTGGACGGGCAAGGAGCAGGAGGGGCCGCGCACCGGAGAGCGCGATCAGCCCGAAGCGTGGCTGGAAAGCGCGTGGCAAGCCGTCCAGCGCTCGCCGACGCTGCGCTACGCCCTCAATCCGATGGTGGTCGGCAACCTCTTCGACGTGGCCTTCGACGGACAAAGCGCCATCGTCGCTCGTTCCGACGAAGCGGCCGAGCCGCGCAGTTACGTCATGACCGAGCCGAGGGCGGGCTTTCTCGCGCTCGCACCGTGGGTGGAGGACGGCGACCTCGGAACGTTGCGGCGTGTCGGTTTGCAACTCGAGCCCGCGTCGCGCTCGCCGCGCGAAAACGCTTATCGAGAAGACGTCCTCTCGGCAGACCTCACCCTGCCGCCCCGCGAGCGTGACGCCCAGCCGCTCTCGCCGCACGAGGAAGCGGTGAACGCGTTGCTGGAAGGCCGCGCCGTGTTGTCGCCCGCGCCGGGCGTGACGGCCGCGCGAAGCGTGAAGCCGTTCGTCGTGGCGTCGCTGGTGGTGGGCGGCGCACGGATAGCGCGCCGCTCGAAACTCGTCGGTGGAGCGCTCGTCCTCGCGGGCGCCGCGCTCGGGGCCCTGTGGAGTTTTTGA
- a CDS encoding MFS transporter, which yields MSAERLLGPETRALSIGLVLTLLLIAFESLAVSTVLPTITRDLGGLRLYGWAFSAFFMGYLLSTVTLGSVADSRGPTAPFTLALILFAVGLVVAGLAPSMEVFIVGRALQGLGGGGMIAVAYVAINRALPDALRARMLALLSSAWVLPALVGPYLASRVADLTSWHVVFLGLLPLLLIAAPLVLPALRRVPSAGAPLDVGRVRFAGLAALGTTLALAALTQRAWLGVALLGVAGIAIAVPALRALFPRGQWRLAGPLEAGFATRFVLTFSFFGAEAFVPLGLTNLRDLSTTSAGLVLTASALTWSTTSIMHSRFDERTRGRYRSVVSRIGVSFVAASIALMAFVIVVPSVPLAFAWLGWALGGFGMGLAFQSHTLVVMKSAPDGQEGQVSGTLQMADVLGGAIGAGLGGAFVAWLGVTSGVALLFACALLIALSGQVTTARLRAPGPS from the coding sequence TTGAGCGCGGAGCGCCTCCTGGGCCCCGAAACCCGCGCGCTCAGCATCGGGCTCGTCTTGACCTTGCTGTTGATCGCCTTCGAATCGCTCGCCGTGTCCACCGTCCTTCCGACGATCACGCGCGACTTGGGCGGACTTCGGCTGTACGGCTGGGCGTTCAGCGCCTTCTTCATGGGCTACTTGCTGTCCACGGTGACGCTCGGATCGGTCGCGGACAGCCGAGGCCCCACCGCGCCGTTCACGCTCGCGCTGATCTTGTTCGCGGTGGGTCTCGTCGTGGCGGGCCTCGCGCCCAGCATGGAAGTCTTCATCGTCGGTCGGGCGCTGCAAGGACTCGGCGGCGGCGGCATGATCGCCGTCGCGTACGTCGCCATCAACCGCGCCTTGCCCGACGCCTTGCGCGCGCGCATGCTCGCGCTCCTGTCCAGCGCGTGGGTGCTGCCCGCCCTCGTCGGGCCGTACCTCGCGTCTCGCGTGGCCGATCTCACGTCGTGGCACGTCGTGTTCCTCGGGCTGCTGCCGCTGCTCTTGATCGCCGCGCCGCTCGTGCTGCCCGCTCTGCGGCGCGTGCCCTCGGCGGGCGCTCCTTTGGACGTGGGCCGCGTTCGCTTCGCAGGGCTCGCCGCCTTGGGAACGACCCTCGCGCTCGCCGCGCTGACGCAACGCGCATGGCTGGGAGTCGCGTTGCTGGGCGTGGCGGGCATCGCGATCGCCGTCCCGGCCCTGCGCGCCCTCTTTCCGCGCGGACAGTGGCGGCTCGCGGGACCGCTCGAAGCAGGCTTCGCGACGCGCTTCGTGCTGACCTTCTCGTTCTTCGGTGCCGAAGCGTTCGTGCCGCTCGGCCTCACGAACTTGCGCGACCTCTCCACGACCTCGGCGGGCCTCGTCCTGACCGCGTCCGCCTTGACTTGGTCGACCACCTCCATCATGCATTCGCGCTTCGACGAGCGCACGCGGGGTCGCTACCGCTCGGTCGTCTCTCGGATCGGCGTGAGCTTCGTCGCGGCGTCCATCGCGCTGATGGCCTTCGTGATCGTCGTGCCGAGCGTGCCGCTCGCCTTCGCGTGGCTCGGCTGGGCGCTCGGCGGGTTCGGGATGGGCCTGGCGTTCCAGTCGCACACCCTCGTCGTGATGAAGAGCGCGCCCGACGGGCAAGAAGGCCAGGTGTCGGGCACACTGCAGATGGCGGACGTCCTCGGCGGCGCGATCGGGGCGGGCCTCGGCGGCGCCTTCGTCGCGTGGCTCGGCGTGACGAGCGGCGTAGCGCTGCTGTTCGCCTGCGCGCTCCTGATCGCGCTGTCCGGGCAAGTGACGACGGCGCGCCTCAGGGCGCCCGGTCCGAGTTGA